A window of the Pedobacter frigiditerrae genome harbors these coding sequences:
- a CDS encoding biotin--[acetyl-CoA-carboxylase] ligase, with protein sequence MNINKYNQHLQNNTFSTLFVGQNLIKLLAVDSTNTFLKNLVSKSEPLPEGTVIMADHQFAGRGQQENTWQAEPGKNLTISILLKPKFLLIHKQFLLNMAISIAINKALSKYVPNGITVKWPNDIYYLDKKLGGILIENTIVGNAIKTAVIGIGLNVNQQEFSEDLESKATSLHQILQEDVNLAELLSEICSQIESLYLQLKNGTHTFLTTTYVDKLYKMNVPSIYRHNGEVFEGTIIGITDLGLLNVMRDGKAVQFNFKEIEFLNQ encoded by the coding sequence TTGAATATCAACAAATATAATCAACACTTGCAAAATAACACTTTTTCAACACTATTTGTTGGTCAAAATCTTATCAAATTATTAGCGGTTGATTCTACTAATACTTTTTTAAAGAATTTGGTGTCAAAATCCGAGCCATTACCCGAGGGAACTGTAATTATGGCAGACCATCAGTTTGCCGGAAGAGGACAGCAAGAAAATACTTGGCAAGCTGAACCAGGTAAAAACCTAACCATAAGCATTTTATTAAAGCCAAAATTTTTACTAATTCATAAACAGTTTTTGTTAAATATGGCTATCAGCATTGCTATAAACAAAGCTTTATCTAAATATGTACCTAATGGGATAACCGTAAAATGGCCCAATGATATTTACTATTTAGATAAAAAACTTGGGGGCATTTTAATTGAAAACACAATTGTGGGCAATGCCATAAAAACTGCCGTTATTGGCATAGGTTTAAATGTTAATCAACAAGAATTTTCAGAAGACCTTGAATCTAAAGCAACATCGTTACATCAAATTTTACAGGAAGATGTTAATTTAGCTGAGCTATTGAGCGAAATTTGCAGTCAAATAGAAAGTTTATACTTACAGCTAAAAAACGGAACTCATACATTTTTAACTACTACCTACGTTGATAAGCTGTATAAAATGAACGTTCCATCAATTTATCGTCATAATGGAGAGGTTTTTGAAGGAACAATAATAGGAATTACAGATTTAGGGCTACTTAATGTAATGAGAGACGGAAAGGCAGTTCA
- the rsfS gene encoding ribosome silencing factor, translating to MVKKKTANLSTYLSEIAVQGIQEKKGHDIVRLDLRELNSSVSDYFVVCNADSSTQVKAIADSVEDEIYKLTQTNPWHKEGQENAEWIILDYFDIVVHIFKTEKREFFGIEDLWGDAETTTYKSA from the coding sequence ATGGTAAAAAAGAAAACCGCAAACCTTTCTACATACCTCTCAGAAATAGCCGTACAAGGCATACAAGAAAAAAAAGGGCATGACATCGTTCGTTTAGACTTAAGGGAACTGAATAGTTCTGTTTCTGATTATTTTGTTGTTTGCAATGCAGATTCTTCAACTCAAGTAAAGGCTATAGCCGACAGTGTTGAAGATGAAATATATAAATTAACTCAAACAAATCCTTGGCATAAAGAAGGTCAGGAAAATGCTGAATGGATTATCTTAGACTACTTTGATATTGTAGTGCACATCTTTAAAACTGAAAAACGTGAGTTTTTTGGAATTGAAGATTTATGGGGCGATGCAGAAACCACTACTTACAAAAGTGCATAG
- the ftsH gene encoding ATP-dependent zinc metalloprotease FtsH translates to MKEPQNTDTKPKQIRRTPNIPKKPQKGSKFNIFWVYAAIIVALIAAQVLFSTDSVKNIDYKVFERDMLLKGNVEKILSYKSDDIVISEVFIKSDKIDDPLYKKYRSKSAFNTGTNKGPLVTFTSSSDVDLKARLEKSQNNAKIPVENQISSEVTSKSNPWGGLFINIVIPLLLIIGLWVFMMRRMGGGGGGGGGQIFNIGKSKATLFDKESQVNITFNDVAGLTEAKVEVMEIVDFLKNPKKYTNLGGKIPKGALLVGAPGTGKTLLAKAVAGEAQVPFFSLSGSDFVEMFVGVGASRVRDLFKQAKDKAPCIIFIDEIDAIGRARGKGSMMGGNDERENTLNQLLVEMDGFGTDSGIIIMGATNRADVLDNALLRPGRFDRQIYVDMPDINERKEIFNVHLKPIKLEDNIDINFLAKQTPGFSGADIANLCNEAALIAARKTHESVTKQDFLDAVDRIIGGLEKKNKIITKEEKKAIAFHEAGHATVSWLLKHAHPLIKVTIVPRGQSLGAAWYLPEERSITTTEQILDEMCATMGGRAAEKITFGKISTGALSDLEKVTKQAYAMVSMYGLNDKIGNISYYDSRGQESFTKPYSEATARIMDEEASKIIEEQYQRALQILADNQENLVKLAEKLLVAEVIFKEDLEEIFGKREFETEGTELLAELVPADNVPLVTPTITDSIAPSTSSEEEAK, encoded by the coding sequence ATGAAAGAACCTCAAAATACAGATACAAAACCAAAACAAATCAGACGAACTCCTAATATTCCAAAAAAACCACAAAAAGGCTCTAAATTCAATATTTTTTGGGTTTATGCGGCAATTATTGTTGCACTAATAGCAGCACAGGTTTTATTTTCTACAGATAGTGTTAAAAACATAGATTATAAGGTTTTTGAAAGGGATATGTTGCTTAAAGGCAACGTCGAAAAGATACTTTCATATAAATCTGATGATATCGTAATTTCTGAAGTCTTTATTAAAAGTGATAAAATTGATGACCCTCTGTATAAAAAATATAGGAGTAAATCAGCATTTAATACCGGTACAAATAAGGGCCCTTTAGTAACTTTTACATCTTCATCCGATGTAGATCTTAAGGCGAGATTGGAAAAGTCTCAAAATAATGCAAAAATACCAGTTGAAAATCAAATTTCATCTGAAGTTACCTCTAAATCTAATCCTTGGGGCGGTCTTTTCATTAACATTGTTATTCCTTTGTTGTTAATTATTGGTCTTTGGGTTTTCATGATGCGCCGCATGGGCGGAGGTGGTGGAGGCGGCGGAGGCCAAATCTTCAACATAGGAAAATCAAAAGCAACATTATTTGATAAAGAAAGCCAGGTTAACATTACGTTTAACGATGTTGCTGGTTTAACAGAAGCCAAAGTTGAGGTTATGGAAATTGTTGATTTCCTTAAAAACCCTAAAAAATATACCAATTTGGGAGGTAAAATCCCTAAGGGTGCTTTATTAGTGGGCGCACCAGGCACAGGTAAAACTTTATTAGCTAAAGCTGTTGCGGGTGAGGCTCAAGTTCCTTTTTTCTCTTTATCAGGGTCTGATTTTGTGGAGATGTTTGTAGGAGTTGGTGCTTCTCGCGTACGTGATTTGTTTAAACAAGCAAAGGACAAGGCACCTTGTATTATTTTTATCGATGAGATTGATGCCATAGGTAGAGCTAGGGGCAAGGGGAGTATGATGGGCGGAAATGACGAGCGTGAAAACACATTAAATCAATTGTTGGTGGAAATGGATGGTTTCGGTACAGATTCTGGAATTATTATAATGGGCGCTACTAACAGAGCTGATGTATTAGATAACGCATTGTTAAGACCTGGTCGTTTTGACAGACAAATTTATGTTGATATGCCAGATATTAACGAGCGTAAAGAGATATTTAACGTACACTTAAAACCAATTAAGCTAGAAGATAATATAGACATCAATTTCTTAGCTAAACAAACACCTGGTTTTTCTGGTGCAGATATTGCAAATTTATGTAATGAGGCCGCTTTAATTGCAGCAAGGAAAACCCATGAGTCTGTAACCAAGCAAGATTTCTTAGATGCTGTAGATCGTATTATTGGTGGTTTGGAGAAAAAGAATAAAATCATCACGAAAGAAGAGAAAAAGGCAATTGCATTTCACGAAGCTGGTCATGCTACAGTTTCTTGGTTATTAAAACATGCGCATCCATTAATTAAGGTAACTATTGTTCCTCGCGGCCAATCTTTAGGAGCAGCATGGTATTTACCAGAAGAAAGAAGTATCACCACAACTGAGCAAATTTTAGACGAAATGTGCGCTACAATGGGTGGAAGAGCTGCAGAGAAAATCACTTTTGGTAAAATTAGTACCGGTGCATTAAGCGATCTAGAAAAAGTTACCAAACAAGCTTATGCAATGGTTTCTATGTACGGCTTAAACGACAAGATAGGAAATATATCATATTACGATTCTAGAGGACAAGAGAGTTTTACCAAGCCATATTCTGAAGCTACAGCAAGAATTATGGACGAAGAGGCTAGTAAAATTATAGAAGAGCAATATCAAAGAGCCTTACAAATTTTGGCAGATAACCAAGAAAATTTGGTTAAACTAGCTGAAAAACTGTTAGTTGCTGAAGTAATTTTCAAAGAAGATTTAGAGGAAATCTTTGGTAAACGTGAGTTTGAAACCGAAGGAACTGAATTACTAGCTGAACTAGTTCCTGCAGACAATGTTCCTTTAGTTACTCCAACAATTACAGACTCAATTGCTCCTTCAACTTCATCAGAAGAAGAGGCTAAATAA
- a CDS encoding lactate utilization protein C, translated as MKENVSSKELMLKKIRKALLEKRDNPYPNLEESPLYKQNEEELEILFAEQLTAVAGNFIFCENGVDFIENILELADKFKWRKIYCWEPELQALLSHYEFPFYQTDKDFEQAEVGITLCEALIARNGSVLVSNQHAAGRRLSIFPHHHIVIARTGQLVLDLKDAFQMLKNKYGTQIPSMVSNITGPSRTADIEKTLVLGAHGPKELFVFLIDDFS; from the coding sequence ATGAAAGAGAATGTTTCTTCAAAAGAATTAATGCTTAAAAAGATTAGAAAGGCCTTGCTAGAGAAGCGAGACAATCCCTATCCTAATTTAGAAGAAAGCCCACTTTATAAACAAAATGAAGAAGAGCTAGAAATTCTATTTGCTGAGCAGTTAACAGCAGTTGCTGGCAACTTTATCTTCTGTGAAAATGGTGTTGATTTTATTGAAAACATATTAGAGCTTGCCGATAAGTTTAAATGGAGAAAAATTTATTGTTGGGAACCAGAGCTTCAGGCTTTACTTTCACACTATGAATTTCCTTTCTACCAAACAGATAAAGATTTTGAGCAAGCGGAAGTAGGCATTACCTTGTGCGAGGCTTTAATTGCCCGAAATGGCTCTGTCTTGGTAAGTAATCAACATGCGGCAGGGCGTAGACTAAGCATTTTTCCACATCATCACATTGTGATAGCTAGAACTGGGCAATTGGTGTTGGATTTAAAAGATGCTTTTCAAATGCTCAAAAATAAATATGGCACTCAAATTCCATCAATGGTAAGCAACATTACTGGACCAAGTAGAACGGCAGATATAGAGAAAACCTTGGTGCTTGGCGCACATGGCCCGAAAGAATTATTTGTGTTTTTAATTGATGATTTTAGCTAA
- a CDS encoding ketoacyl-ACP synthase III, protein MNKIYSVITGTGSYIPENIISGDHFLNASFFDNGIKLDKENSEIINKFSEITEIIERRYVDSNQLNSDIATIAAKRAIESAGIDKEDLEHIIFCHNFGDVREGSNRMDMLPALAAKVKQMLEIENPDCVAYDIIFGCPGWVQGVIQADYLIKSGDAKKVLVIGSETLSRIIDPHDRDSMIFSDGAGAVIFEGKEAEEPTGIVAHKSQTFASHASLLTMGSSNNPDEKNGNTYLKMNGRKLYEFAVINVPQVVKKAIDKSGVPLEKIKTVFIHQANGKMDNAIMKRLFKLYDLDSVPENLVPMTISWLGNSSVATIPTLIDLVLNDKVEGYKVTKGEYAVFASVGAGMHINAVVYKF, encoded by the coding sequence ATGAACAAAATTTATTCAGTTATTACTGGTACAGGGAGTTATATACCAGAAAATATCATCTCTGGCGATCATTTTTTGAACGCATCATTTTTCGATAACGGCATTAAGCTAGACAAAGAAAATTCAGAAATCATCAACAAGTTTAGTGAAATTACTGAAATCATTGAACGTAGGTATGTAGATTCCAATCAATTGAATAGTGACATTGCAACTATTGCCGCTAAAAGAGCTATTGAGAGTGCTGGAATTGACAAAGAAGATTTAGAGCATATTATCTTTTGCCACAATTTTGGCGACGTTAGAGAAGGTTCAAATCGCATGGATATGCTGCCTGCTTTAGCTGCAAAAGTTAAGCAAATGCTTGAAATTGAAAACCCCGACTGTGTTGCCTATGATATTATTTTCGGTTGCCCAGGATGGGTACAAGGTGTAATTCAAGCTGATTACCTTATTAAAAGTGGCGATGCAAAAAAAGTACTAGTTATTGGTTCTGAAACATTGTCGAGAATTATAGACCCTCATGATAGAGATAGCATGATTTTTTCTGATGGTGCTGGGGCGGTAATTTTTGAAGGGAAGGAAGCCGAAGAACCAACTGGAATTGTTGCACATAAAAGCCAAACCTTTGCAAGTCACGCCTCACTTTTAACAATGGGAAGCAGCAATAATCCTGATGAAAAAAACGGCAACACCTATCTAAAAATGAACGGCCGTAAACTTTACGAGTTTGCTGTAATTAATGTTCCTCAGGTTGTTAAAAAAGCAATAGATAAATCAGGCGTTCCATTAGAAAAAATAAAAACCGTTTTCATTCACCAAGCCAATGGCAAAATGGATAACGCCATTATGAAACGTCTTTTTAAACTGTATGATTTAGATTCGGTTCCAGAAAACCTAGTCCCAATGACTATCTCTTGGTTAGGAAATAGCTCGGTGGCAACTATTCCTACTTTAATAGATTTGGTTTTGAACGATAAAGTAGAAGGGTATAAAGTTACTAAAGGCGAATATGCTGTCTTTGCATCCGTAGGAGCAGGAATGCATATTAATGCTGTAGTTTATAAGTTTTAA
- a CDS encoding tetratricopeptide repeat protein → MHQIKLLRLPISYFLFSIFLLFSSNASANFDFNANCVKAYQNIFELKLNAARQLIAAEKRARPNNSIVPFLENYVDYYYLLTTESKSEFERLESNKDDRLDQISDDDKNSPYCLYAQAQINLQWALIRGRYGSYFTAAREINKANSLLQENTKKFPGFHLNSMGLGLINAVMGAMPDGFLKSSLSTFGLKGNLQNGLNMLDKLAENLPKSTYEPFYEEVVFNYAYVLSDVAHSSAAYAKTMKYTARIADSSLLKCYVQAYVCSRNGHTDEAISILANKPSGAAYQAFPYLDYLMGIAKLNKLDMSAGASFERYLQTNKGVNYIKDSYLHLGWIALLKGDENGYSAMMAKAKANGYNFHERDKQALNEANSPVPNKDLLKARLLFDGGYSSKGLDILADSKADDFTSSKDKTEYYYRLGRLNDALGKDDLALMSYQNAITIGKSLKYYFAAKSAVQMGKIFEAKKNVQKAKSSFNLAIAMKGHEQENSIENEAKQGLRRVGG, encoded by the coding sequence ATGCATCAAATCAAATTATTAAGGTTACCTATTTCCTATTTCCTATTCTCTATATTTCTTTTATTTTCTTCCAACGCTTCTGCTAATTTTGATTTTAATGCAAATTGCGTAAAAGCCTATCAAAATATTTTCGAACTTAAACTCAATGCGGCTCGCCAACTAATTGCTGCCGAGAAGAGAGCTCGTCCTAATAATTCAATTGTTCCTTTTTTAGAGAACTATGTTGATTATTATTATTTGTTAACTACAGAAAGTAAATCAGAATTTGAGCGTTTAGAGTCTAATAAAGATGATAGGTTAGACCAAATAAGTGACGATGATAAAAACTCCCCTTATTGCCTTTATGCACAAGCGCAAATCAACTTGCAATGGGCGCTAATTAGAGGACGTTACGGCTCTTATTTTACTGCTGCGAGGGAAATTAACAAGGCGAATAGTTTATTGCAAGAGAACACAAAGAAGTTTCCTGGCTTTCATTTAAATAGCATGGGTTTAGGTTTAATTAATGCCGTTATGGGGGCAATGCCCGATGGCTTTTTAAAATCGTCTCTTTCTACATTTGGATTGAAAGGTAATTTGCAGAATGGCCTAAATATGTTAGATAAGTTAGCGGAAAACTTGCCAAAATCAACTTATGAACCCTTTTATGAAGAGGTAGTTTTTAATTACGCTTATGTATTATCAGATGTGGCACACAGTTCTGCTGCATATGCTAAAACAATGAAATATACTGCCCGTATTGCCGATAGCAGCTTGCTAAAGTGTTATGTTCAGGCTTATGTTTGTTCACGAAATGGGCATACCGATGAGGCGATAAGCATATTGGCAAACAAACCATCTGGGGCGGCCTACCAAGCCTTCCCTTACTTAGACTATTTAATGGGAATTGCTAAATTAAATAAACTAGATATGTCTGCAGGAGCATCGTTTGAGAGGTATTTACAGACAAATAAGGGCGTAAACTATATCAAGGATTCTTATTTGCACTTAGGTTGGATTGCCCTGTTAAAAGGCGATGAGAATGGTTATTCGGCCATGATGGCTAAAGCAAAAGCAAACGGTTATAATTTTCATGAGAGAGATAAACAAGCTTTGAATGAAGCAAACTCTCCAGTTCCTAATAAAGATTTATTAAAGGCAAGATTGCTTTTTGATGGCGGATACTCATCAAAAGGATTGGATATTTTGGCTGATAGCAAAGCAGATGATTTTACTTCTTCAAAAGATAAAACAGAATATTATTATCGCTTAGGCCGATTAAATGATGCTTTAGGAAAAGATGATTTAGCCTTGATGAGCTATCAAAATGCCATTACAATTGGGAAATCTCTGAAGTACTATTTTGCTGCAAAATCTGCAGTACAAATGGGTAAAATATTTGAAGCTAAAAAGAATGTACAAAAAGCGAAATCAAGCTTTAATCTTGCTATCGCGATGAAGGGGCATGAGCAAGAAAACAGCATCGAAAATGAAGCAAAGCAGGGATTAAGAAGGGTTGGGGGATAA
- a CDS encoding zinc ribbon domain-containing protein: MEQTVEQKLKALYELQNIHTKVDKIRQVRGELPMEVADLEDEVAGLETRIQKIKAELDDTEDAIVNRKNMIKEAQALIKKYEKQLEDVKNNREYDALTKEVEIQNLEIQVCEKKIKEHGFEIASKTEIYDQALANIEARKGDLEVKKGELATITSETEKEEQALLKKADKAETQIEERLLTAYNRLRSNAVNGLAVVTIDRDSCSGCFNQIPPQRQLDIRQRKKVIVCEHCGRILVDEALTQELAEA, translated from the coding sequence ATGGAACAAACAGTAGAGCAAAAGCTAAAAGCTTTATACGAATTACAAAACATACACACTAAAGTTGATAAAATCCGTCAGGTAAGAGGTGAGTTGCCAATGGAAGTGGCTGATTTAGAGGATGAAGTAGCCGGATTAGAAACACGTATACAAAAAATCAAAGCTGAATTAGACGATACTGAAGATGCAATTGTAAACCGTAAAAATATGATTAAAGAAGCACAAGCTTTAATTAAAAAATACGAAAAGCAATTAGAAGATGTTAAGAATAACCGTGAATATGATGCTTTAACTAAAGAAGTTGAGATTCAAAACTTAGAGATTCAAGTTTGCGAGAAAAAAATCAAGGAACATGGTTTTGAGATTGCTTCTAAAACTGAAATCTATGATCAAGCTTTAGCTAACATTGAAGCTAGAAAAGGTGATTTAGAGGTTAAAAAAGGTGAATTGGCAACAATCACATCAGAAACTGAAAAAGAAGAGCAAGCCTTACTTAAAAAAGCAGATAAAGCAGAAACTCAAATTGAAGAGCGTTTATTAACGGCTTACAACAGGTTGAGAAGTAATGCAGTAAATGGATTAGCTGTTGTAACTATCGACAGAGATTCATGTTCAGGTTGTTTCAACCAAATTCCACCACAACGTCAATTAGATATCCGTCAACGTAAAAAAGTAATTGTTTGCGAGCATTGCGGAAGAATTTTAGTTGATGAAGCGTTAACTCAAGAGTTAGCCGAAGCATAG
- a CDS encoding site-specific integrase: protein MESLNKHCENPFVAKDKAKWYIQFWYKDSFGARKPYKKAYDLNKSDYIKKVNGGDVEINKTERKTHAQSLLTSLKTKLSKEYFNPDTRLFESLDKSDLPFQNYLADFINYNPKKKRSESTKQIYLSYNNVMKDWLTIRGLENIQLNEVGQDLIVEFLNEIEGQGTTTTQRDNYLTYLKGCFKYCTEYLEVLDKNPLRKLNTINNTDSESNKAYPAELLETVLEEAKKMDYHFYMLMRLLYYTLRRPSELLKLTYKDFDFKNDTINFHGRITKTNRTLYTHLPKHIAKELKSLIPSDVKPTDFFFGNIGKIGKKGEHSKLLFAKHETPLSHFQDKFKTLFSRLGLDKGHTLYSMKHSGIVYCIEVMQWSDYDIIAYTGHKSTAILGRYSRDAKRPVREHTGVI, encoded by the coding sequence ATGGAATCGTTGAATAAACATTGTGAGAACCCTTTTGTAGCAAAAGATAAAGCTAAATGGTATATACAGTTTTGGTATAAGGATAGTTTTGGAGCAAGAAAGCCCTATAAAAAGGCGTATGATTTAAATAAATCGGATTATATAAAAAAGGTTAATGGTGGCGATGTTGAGATAAATAAAACGGAAAGAAAAACCCATGCTCAAAGTCTTTTAACAAGCCTGAAAACGAAGTTGAGCAAAGAGTATTTTAATCCCGATACCAGGTTGTTTGAATCGCTGGATAAATCAGATTTACCATTTCAAAATTACTTAGCAGACTTTATCAATTATAATCCCAAAAAGAAACGTTCTGAAAGTACCAAACAAATATATCTTTCCTACAACAATGTTATGAAAGATTGGTTAACAATAAGAGGTTTAGAAAACATCCAATTAAATGAGGTTGGACAAGATTTAATAGTTGAGTTTCTTAATGAAATTGAAGGACAAGGTACAACTACTACACAACGGGATAATTATCTAACTTATCTTAAAGGGTGTTTCAAGTATTGTACTGAATATTTGGAAGTTTTGGATAAAAATCCATTACGGAAACTGAATACTATTAATAATACGGATTCCGAAAGTAATAAAGCGTACCCTGCTGAATTGCTTGAAACAGTATTAGAAGAAGCAAAAAAAATGGATTATCATTTTTATATGCTTATGAGACTTCTTTATTATACCCTAAGACGACCATCGGAATTATTAAAGCTTACTTACAAGGACTTTGATTTCAAAAACGATACAATCAATTTTCATGGGCGTATAACTAAAACAAATCGAACATTGTATACTCATTTACCAAAGCATATTGCCAAAGAATTAAAATCCCTTATACCAAGCGATGTTAAGCCAACTGACTTTTTCTTTGGGAATATTGGTAAAATTGGTAAAAAAGGAGAACACAGCAAATTGCTTTTTGCTAAACATGAAACACCGTTATCCCATTTTCAAGATAAATTTAAAACATTATTTAGTAGACTAGGATTAGATAAGGGACATACGCTTTACAGCATGAAACACTCTGGAATAGTCTATTGCATAGAGGTGATGCAATGGAGCGATTATGATATAATTGCCTATACTGGGCACAAGAGTACCGCCATCTTAGGAAGATATAGTAGAGATGCAAAAAGACCCGTTCGGGAGCATACTGGAGTTATATAG
- a CDS encoding Nif3-like dinuclear metal center hexameric protein — MKLAEITNFLEKIAPLNYQEDYDNAGLIVGNANDEVHAALVALDCTELIIDEAIAKNCNLIITHHPIVFKGLKKFNGKTYVERVVLKAIKNNIALYAIHTNLDHVAHGVSGEICKRLGIQNAKILAPKNNLLKKLVTFCPTAQADEVRNALFAAGAGDISNYSECSFNTEGTGTFKGGDDANPFVGEVGVQHQEAEVRIETIFKAQDERKVLLALLENHPYEEVAYDIYALTNKLDNVGAGMVGWLPQEMDNVDFLNMVKQNMKAKVIRHTALLPKKIKKVAVCGGSGSFLLKDAISVGADAFITADFKYHEFFDAEQKLIICDIGHYESEQFTSNLLIDNIQEKFPNFAIRLTEHNTNPINYFI, encoded by the coding sequence ATGAAGTTAGCTGAGATTACCAATTTCCTAGAAAAGATAGCCCCGCTTAATTATCAAGAAGATTATGACAATGCTGGTTTAATTGTAGGAAATGCAAATGATGAAGTTCACGCAGCCTTAGTTGCATTAGATTGTACAGAACTGATTATTGATGAAGCAATTGCAAAAAATTGCAATCTAATTATCACTCACCATCCCATTGTTTTTAAAGGGTTAAAAAAGTTTAACGGTAAAACTTATGTAGAGCGAGTTGTACTAAAAGCGATAAAAAATAACATCGCATTATATGCTATTCACACAAACCTAGACCATGTTGCCCATGGCGTAAGTGGAGAAATTTGTAAAAGGTTAGGCATACAAAACGCTAAGATTTTGGCGCCTAAAAATAACTTGTTAAAAAAGCTGGTTACATTTTGTCCTACAGCACAAGCTGATGAAGTGAGAAATGCTTTATTTGCTGCAGGAGCAGGAGATATTAGTAATTACAGCGAATGTAGTTTTAACACAGAAGGCACAGGAACATTTAAAGGTGGTGATGATGCAAATCCTTTTGTTGGAGAAGTTGGGGTGCAACATCAGGAAGCAGAAGTTAGGATTGAAACCATTTTTAAGGCTCAAGATGAGCGGAAGGTTTTATTGGCTTTGTTAGAAAATCATCCTTATGAAGAAGTAGCTTACGATATTTATGCGTTAACAAATAAATTAGATAATGTTGGCGCAGGCATGGTCGGTTGGCTACCACAAGAAATGGATAATGTGGATTTTTTGAATATGGTAAAACAAAATATGAAAGCCAAAGTGATTCGGCACACGGCTTTGTTGCCTAAAAAAATCAAAAAAGTTGCGGTTTGTGGCGGTTCTGGTAGTTTTTTACTAAAAGATGCCATTTCAGTAGGGGCTGATGCATTTATTACGGCCGACTTTAAATACCATGAATTTTTTGATGCTGAACAGAAGTTGATTATCTGTGATATTGGTCATTATGAAAGCGAACAATTTACATCTAATTTGTTGATAGATAATATTCAAGAAAAATTTCCTAACTTTGCAATCCGTTTAACGGAGCATAATACAAACCCCATAAATTATTTCATTTAA
- a CDS encoding TM2 domain-containing protein, protein MSLPGITPQEYSYLQTATNGLNEQQVRTFLMIYSSKRKNPSDMLLFCVIGLFLVPGLQRFIVNQIGMGILYLFTGGLCLIGSIVDIINHKELAFEHNQRMVFESLQMTRMGNFQ, encoded by the coding sequence ATGTCTTTACCGGGTATAACCCCTCAAGAATATAGTTACTTACAAACCGCAACAAATGGTTTAAACGAACAACAAGTACGCACGTTTTTAATGATTTATTCAAGCAAAAGGAAAAACCCAAGTGATATGCTTTTGTTCTGCGTAATCGGATTGTTTTTAGTCCCAGGCTTACAAAGATTTATCGTTAACCAAATTGGTATGGGTATTTTATATTTATTTACTGGCGGATTATGTTTGATTGGTTCGATAGTAGATATTATTAACCACAAAGAATTGGCCTTTGAGCATAACCAACGTATGGTATTCGAAAGTTTACAAATGACAAGAATGGGAAATTTCCAATAA
- a CDS encoding DUF2752 domain-containing protein translates to MKYIKSFPIELTFWILALVLLATANPHEHHFSLCPLANLGITWCPGCGLGRSITALFHGDVSASFSHHWFGIPALILIGSRIYQLTKQLFNKQKEINLKF, encoded by the coding sequence ATGAAATACATTAAAAGCTTTCCGATAGAGTTAACATTTTGGATTTTAGCTTTGGTGTTGTTAGCAACAGCCAACCCTCATGAGCATCACTTTAGCCTTTGCCCTTTGGCAAATTTAGGAATAACTTGGTGCCCAGGATGTGGATTGGGAAGGTCGATAACCGCATTGTTTCACGGAGATGTTAGTGCAAGTTTTTCACATCATTGGTTCGGTATACCAGCTTTGATTTTGATTGGCTCACGCATTTATCAGCTCACCAAACAATTATTTAATAAACAAAAAGAAATTAATTTAAAATTTTAG